In Corylus avellana chromosome ca8, CavTom2PMs-1.0, the genomic stretch agcaattatCTCAAATCAACCAACTGGTAGCTAACTGAGGAACCGCCCCTTTCTAGCATAATCAAAGTATATGAataggaatgtgaaataaatcgaaaaaatttaaaatcatcaCATAAGCATGTATCATCATCAAACAAAACGATGTACATCCTGTAGTGACCTGCCAATCATGGTTGCGCaggtcatgaaacaaccattggattcaaGGTCTATATAACATACTCGAAAACATTTGACCATataatcaagtatatatagtaaattCATGACCATTATACCACATGTACCAGTatatcatgtcatacgatgcatcttattaaatcaattatgaagacagttaccaagttgcataaaagataaatatgctcatatcatatgcgTGCTCAGACAGCTGACATATCGTACGTTTTTAAAGAAAGCAATCATAATACCTCATACATTCGCTCGAGTCCTCCGACATTCCGAATCTCTACTATAACAAAATATGGCTATTATTATACGCAATACTAGAGAGttcactaaagaaaaaaaaggtccTAATTAAATACATCTagctaaaatatcacaaaacTCTATTTATATGCATTATGTGCTCTGGTCGAACGTTCTATCCAATGAGCTAATGTTCGGCCATAATGAGTAGAGAACGTTCAGGTAAAGTCTTAATGCAATGTTTGGGCTTCTATCTTCAAGTCACCATGTTACAAACTACACCCTAGGCCCCAAACAAGTTCATACAACATAGTGAAACATGATATTATGAAAACCAAGGAAAACAATGAGTGCTtataaaacatttgaaaacccTTCTTTTCATATAAGGATAAATTGTACACAAGTTTAGCATGACATCCTTAAAACTTatagaaaacaagaataataacaaaatcatATAAATACTTGGTGAATGATCAAGAGTTACCTTGAAGATGACAATAATCCCCCAAAACCTTCTCATTCCTCTCAAGAAAATTTCCTTTCACTTTAAGGTTTGGGTTGCAGGTATAAAGGGAGGCTTAGGAACGAATGGGAGATATTTATAGGGGTGGAGAGGCGTGCTCCCTCCTACAAGGTGGATAATAGGttaaaaattcttttcaaactGTCAGACTATCAGTCATTTCTCACCCGACGGCCTCTCTCTTATCTACTAAAAACGACCACGTTTAACAAATCTAAGACCATTGGTTGAGTTTATCGCAAAACCTAGATCcctttgttttcagtttttccTCCTCTGGCCTCTTGAAACCCTAACCTCGGTGACTTTACAATTGAAAAATTCTCCAATGTCGAGTCTCACACGCCCACTCCCAAAAGACCTAATCAACATAATACTTGTCATATTACCCATTAAGTCTCTCGTAAGATTTCAGTGCATTTCACAATAATCGTTGTTAAAGGGTATCAAGAAGCATTTCTTTTCCAGCGGATCATACATATCAGAATTTCTGTCTAAGATGATGCGTATGCGATCTCAGTTGGTAGCCATGGAGACCTAATCAGCCGAAAGATTTCATCAATAAGCATTTCAAGCTCTCCATGGCTGCCAACCGAGATCACGTTGTCTTGAATTGAAACGCTGATATGTATGATGCATCGGGGGAAGAAATGCTTCTTGATGCGCTTTAACGACGATGACCAGTTCGATATTGCAAGCTTCGTGAAGATGTTTCAGCCACTAGGACATTCCACTCTCAATGGTCACTACAACGGATTGGTTTACATCCACAACAACGTATAACGTATCTCTGCAATTTGGAACCCATTAATTAAACATTACAAGGAGTTGCCACTTGAGACGTTAAAAGAGCTTTCTGTTTTACGCGAGGAAAATGGCATTCGtactattattttgtttaggcACGACCTAGTGAACGACGACTATAAGGTCATGAGGTTAGACATTACTTTGCCTCTTCAAATTTGTTACTCCTTTTCCCTAGCCTTATGCCATGAGAGTaaggctggcaaaacgggtatgTGGGTCGACCTATTTATGACCCACGGATACCCGCGACCAGTTTAAGGTACACCCAAACACTACCCGTTTAGTTAACGGAATGGCCCCACTAGACACGACACGACATAGGAATTTTCACGGGTCACCCGACATGACCCGtgagacccgtttaaaataatgggtcgTACCAGGTCGACACGACCCGACACAACCTGTTTACCCGTTTAACTAAAAAagtgatttgtttttgtttttaaatgatataataatAGTTTTAGCAATTATATCTTGAAATTAAACTCCTAGCATGCTAGCCGCaccaaatcacttaatagtTATAAGATAATAGGCTTAATTGtctaatcaaaaaaaaaaaaaaaacaacaacaacatcatcattacaaatttacaaatacaaattgAGTTCCCATTTTTGCCACTTGTTGTCCACTCTTGAATAGTTGTATGATccacaaatatgctcattttaacATGCTCCAAATGAACTTGGAATGTCACAAGAATTGATATTGTCCAATGTCAGAACATCCTCTTCTTCGTTATCCACATTCATTAAAGCTTGTTctatattaaaatataagagaaattaatatcattaaactaagataaaaaaaaatacaagtaaatgaaaaaaaaaaattaaatatgcaaataactaatattgCCTTGTTTtccatataaccaatctctAGTGCAAACTATACCTCAACAATATCAAGTTTAAGTGAACTCCTATACTGATTAATCACACGTCGTTTAATACTAAAAGTGGATTCTGAAACAACAGTAGAAATAGGAGTACTCAAAATATCATGAGCCATGGCAACTACTTCAGGATAACGAAATTCATTTcgtttccaaaatgaaaggatgtcaaatgtTGCATTCTTATCCACATACTTGGGTTCATCTAAATAAAGTTCTAATTGAGTCTTTTGTACATTAGAATCGACTCCATCAAATGCTAAAAATTCCTATATgaaagagagaatataaacacaaaattagtaagtggttatgagtatatatattagggaaaaatgcagtttaccccccctgaagtttcaggagtttttcaattttaacccaaaagtttaaaaattgacaatctacccccctgaagtttaaaaaattggcaatttaaacattccgtttaatttttcgttaaattggacggaaatttttttaaaaaagcctgagggcaatgatgtaatttcatagatttccgtccattttgatggaaaaattaaacagaaggtttaaattatcaatttttgaaactttaggggagTAGATTGCCGATTTTTGAACTtcggggttaaaattgaaaaattcctgaaacttcaagggggtaaactgcatttttccttatatattatatactaaATTAGTAAGTTACTAACAAGCTAAGAAACTTatgatattattcaccttttcCCAATATGAGTCTTATTATGGTTGAACGACTGTGGAGCTTGAAGTTGTAGGAGCACTTTACTCCATAAAAAGTTTGGTTAACCTTTTATAAACATTCTCATACTCATCAGAATCAACTCCATAAATCTTCGTATAGTAGTACTTTACAAGGGGAAGCTTGTAATGAGGATCTAAGACAACTGCAATGGCCAACGCTACACTAAATTctaaccaatatttctcaaatttagtgAGCATTTGATTTGCCATTAATCTCTTATACCCATCTTCGCTCACAAGTTCTTGCTTTAAGTTTACATAAATCAATGCAACTATAGGAAAGTATAAATTGGCTGTGGGATATTTGGTACTAAAAAAAGCACATGTAGCACGATAAAAGCAACCTAAGAAACTACTGATATTAATCATAAAATGTTTGGAGATTTTttacaaaagataaaagaaaatgtcaaattaGGAGATTAAGTGTAATTCTCCAGAAAGTTTCAATGAACTTTTATATATCTTGAGTAAATTCATGATGGGCGTATATGTTACATCTATGTAAATGGACGATAAAGTTGTGACTGAAATAAAGGTTTATTTCGAAAAGGACAATTTAATTCACATTTTGCCTTTATAAAATGTCTAAATTCTAAATTGAGACAACATCGAGGTTTGTAAGGTTTGAGGTTCCCGAGAAAATTCAAGATAAAAGGCAAGAGCCAATAGGGGATtcaaaatggagaaaaatgtCAAGTACTCAAACTTCTATACTACATAAACATACAACTTGATTTTCATAAGCTTCTTGAATAATGAATAATGACCTTCAAAGGCTCAAATGAGAATTGCCTCCCCACTGCTTCTAGTTCCTTTGAACATTTCTTGTTCAAAGTGTCAAACATTGTAACAAATAATCGGTCCACAACATCCATAACCTGCACAAACAAGCACTATTCCTTAGTAAATTAAGGACCATCACTAAATGTAGATTTGAAATCTAATTTTACCTCATCATAATCACTAATCCAAATTTGAACATCGAGACCTGTAAACACACACAAATGCCCATGATTATATTATGGTCTTAAAACATGACCAATCTCAAAAAGACGAGGTCAGTATAAAGTCAGCAACGACATCTTCACTTGGGGCATTTAGTAAGTTTGGCGGGGTGTGTATTccaacaaaatcttcaaatGATAAGAATTCTTAAATTATCTGCAAAATGATGTTCAGCTTAAGAACATTACCAACAATATATAAAGTATtgatggtaaaaaaaaatggaaatcatAATCCAGAAATAACAGGAACTTGCGAAATTAACTTCACTCGTGATTCTTATAATTCCTTGATTAGCAGGCATTCGTAGGTCAAGACACCGATGCCTCAATCGAGTATCCCGGTCAACCCACACAATATTTTCTCCAGCGTGCACccatcatatgatccaatgataAATATACATGCAAATAGCCACAAATATGTAATAATACAAGGTTATAAGGGCCCTCAGCAAAGCATAAGAAAAATGCAGAGATCTAGATATCCTTATTAATGGATGTACCTGCAAAGCTTTTTCAATTTCCGCTTCACTGCGAGACAAATCTTCAACTATAAAGGGCAACGATATTGTAGGCTTGATTAGGCAGTATAACTTTAGCACTTGAACTTCAACCTTCAAGGATATAAGCATTGTTATGCATATAAAAACTTCAATCatacataaatacatacatacattaTTATACTAATAGCTTAATTTGAGATTTCACGAACAATATGatgattataatttttaatattattataccAATAGCTTAATTTGAGATTTCACAAATCACAATGTGACGTATCTAATGATAGTACGTAAATCATATGATAATTATATGATATtgtctagttttttttttttttttgagggaaatTCATTATGATTCCATTGATTGAGTAGTCAAGAGCATAAGAGCTCTTTACAAACCCTGCCCAATCTTCAGCTTATAGAATAGATCTGCTCTAGTAGACTCTTTTCGAGGTAAAGGTAGCACATTTCCCATGCATGAGCAAAAGACACACACCCAAACTATTCCTTTCTAGACCCGAAAGCCAGAAAATTATTCATATCCTCAACCCAAAGGACAGGACAACAAAACATACacaaaaatacaaggaaaaaaacaaagcaactaAAACCCACAAACCAGCAACACCATCGGAATGAGGAGCGGAGGGAAGCAGCCACAAGATTATAGCCGGAGTGCAAAAGACATAAAAAGGCCACATGCACCAAAGAAAGGTTGCCAGAAGAATCTGGCTGGAGCGCAATAGACCATGCATTGGTGCGTGGTTGCCCAAAAAAGATGCTGAAGGTGCCGTTGGAAGCGGGCAGAGCAAGTGAGTGCAATGGTGGGGCGCGTGTCGAGGTGGGTATGACGGAGGGAAGTAGATCGAGCTTTGAAAAGTCTGATCCAAGAGCCtagtcaaaactcaaaaaaagaCACGGCCGAAGATGGTGGACGACATCGGAACTGAGCtttctaaaaacaaaagaatgggGTGGAAAAGGCGGGGGGTGAAGAAAAGCAGGGAGGATGGAGGGGAGGATGGGGAGAGCAAAAGTTTCCCTCTCCTCCTGACGACGCTTCTGCTAAAGAGGAAACCCTAATCCAAAGTTCAGTTTATATGGTATTATCTAGTTATATTCATATTATATACaaatttttccttctcttgTGGGGacatatcaaataaataaataaatgggtaaatgtataataactccctgagtcaaccctccaaaatttaaatctctctaagttgttgttgttttttttttttttttttttttttttttttttttcggaaaatTTAGTCCATGGGtaaattgaaatgacaataaaatccgtatcttcaaaattttttaacagccgttagggTCACTCAAAATGCATtgttttacctgattaaaatattaattttttattaatttaatttaaaaaattaaatctaaaaattaaaaaaaaaattttaaaaaaaattgaagggtgtgCCACCCCTGGTGACCACCCAGCCCCTATAGGgcggccgcaagccaccccaggggtggtttgcccacccctagatGGCTTGTGGCCACCCCTAGGGGGTTAGCCACCTTAGGGGGCTTTGGGATGGCCCGTAGGCCACCCCTCCACCATGGGGTGGCTCATGGCCACCACGTATGGGGTTCGGTGGCTGGGCCACCCACTCCCGCCGACAGGGTGGTCGTGACCACCCCAAACCCCTGCCCGGGTGGCTTGCGACCACCCCTGGccatccttcaattttttttttttagatttaattttttacattaaattaataaaaaaaaagaagattttaatcaggtaaaatGGTGCGTTTTGAGTTGCCCTAAcgactttaaaaaattttggcgGCAgagattttattttcatttcaattgacatagggactaaattttcaaaaaaaaaaagaaaaaaaaaatttaaggagatttaaattttgaagggttgactcagggagttattatacatttaccctaaataaataagaagtaaTGAAGTATGAtaatatagatataaatattaattaacctatattatatatattcgaTCGTTATCTAGGTCGAGCTCACGAGCCTCAAATGAGTCGAGCTAGTTGGGGGAGTCGAGCCTTAAACGGGTCAAGTTCACGAGCCACTGCCGAGTTTAGTTGGGCGAGTCGCGTATGTGTCATTTatagggctgtaaacgagccgagcttgggcgagctttggctgtccaagctcggctcgtCTATTTTGGagtcaggctcgagctcgagctcgagtcgagcctgactttgctgctcgagctcggctcgacaaAGTATGCACCttgctcgagctcgagctcgagatcGACTATTTTGCTCgatctcgagctcgagcctggctcgagctcgactttgtttttttgttatttttttgggtaatttaaatgtattaaattacaaaaatcatccagaatattttgcaccttaaaatactaaaaaatactaaacaaacaTATCAGATTAATGTCAatcttacaattaaaactaacaaaatcaactaaaatgctaaagaatattaaacaaatacaacatattaatcccaacattacaatcatccatacaaaatcaactaaaatgttaaaaaacatTAAGCAAACATAACATATTAATCTCCACCTTACAATTCCATACACAATCAActaacataatcaactaaaatgctaaagaatattaaacaaacattaCATATTAATCTCCACCTTACAATTCCATACACAATCAActaacataatcaactaaaatgctaaagaacattaaacaaacattacagattaatcccaacattacagtcatccatacagaatcaactaaaagtctaaaatgcAATCCCAACATTACAGTTATccatacaaaatcaactaaaatgtttaaaaacattaaacaaacataacatatTAAACTCCACCTCACAATTCCATACACAATAAACTAAAATGCAACATTGTACAATAACAATTATTTTCCATCTGGCAGATCAATCTCCACCATCTCATCATCATCCGTATCCTCCACCTAATATAACAAATGCAAAGTAATTAGTTCAAATACAAGATATTaagaaactgaaaataataaaaataatttaggaaaaattaaaacttaccGAACCACCTCTTTTTAGCCCATACATTGCTCTCACCCAATCAGCCCCACATAGTAATTTTTTCACTGTCTCAGGTGCTAGTGAAGCTCTATGGGGATCAATAACCCTTCCCCCAGCACTAAAAGTAGACTCTGAAGCCACAGTAGTAATGGGGATTGACAGGATATCTTTGGCCACTTTAGACAAAATACGGTACTTCAAGGTATTGGCTTTCCACCATTCCAATGCATTAAATTCCACACCCTTCTCAGGTATGAATACACCTTCTTCCAAGTATGTGTCCAAGTCTGATTTAATAGGTTGCTGCACTGAATCAGTAGTTCTAAGGAATGACTCAAACAAATCCCTACCACCTTCACTCTTTTCAGAAATTACACTTCTACTTGAAGCACCATGTGAAGAGCTTTTATGAACATCATGTTCCACAAGGTTTGCATTGTGCTCATTGACATACATAgcataaatttctttcattttactttCAACAaacttaatattttctttagctTCATCATCTTTGTAGATTTTTGGAAAGCAAAATTTGATCAACATCATCTTACACCTTGGGTCTAGAATTGCACCAACTGACATCAACAAATTACACTCACCCCAATATTTATCAAACTTGATTCTCATTTTGCGTGCCATGGAACTAATGTATTCATTTTCATCATTAGATTTCTTCTGTAGGACCTCCTTCATCTGCCAAACTTCAGGAAGGAATAAGTTAACTGTCGGATAATCACTGCCAGAAACAATATTGGTTACCCGGTTGAATACCTCCAAGAGTTCACACACATATTCAACTTTAACCCAATCCTCATCTGAGGGCACCCAAGTAAACACATTATCATTATAACTATACAAAGGGAAAACTTCCCTAAACTCAAGTGCAGTTGCCAACATCATATAGGTACTATTCCAACGGGTAGGCACATCCAAAAACAGTTTTTTCTTAGACAATTGCAAATTCGATGCATGCTCAGCAAATTTCAATAACCTCGACTCAGATGCAACTAGGTATTTAATACCATCCCTAACACAATCAACAATTGGCTTAATTTCGGTCAACCCATCTTTAACCAACAAATTAGTTACATGTGCACAACATCTAACATGAAACAGCCTCCCTCCAACAACCAACAATTTCCTTTTGTTAAAAACATCTCGTAACCGCTTTATTGCTAAATCATTAACACTTGCATTGTCTACAGTGActgaacaaattttattatcaataCCCCAATCTCTAAAACATGTAAGCAGTGTCTCAGCAATTGCATGTCCATTGtgtggaggaggaagatgacAAAAATTCAACACACGCCTATTTTAACCCCAATTTGCATCTATAAAATGACATGTTACAACCATGTAAGAAGCATTTTGACATGAAGTCCACATGTCAGTTGTGATGTTAACTTTGTTAACCTTACTCaacaaaaacttcaatttttttttctctttctcataagTGGCAAAACACAAAGCCTTAGCAGTAATCCGAGAAATCTTTCTCCAATGTGGTGTGCAAGCTTTCATAACCTTGTTATATAACACATGCTCCATTATCATAAAAGGGTACTCATGATAAAGAATCATGTGAGCAATAAGTTCTCTCACCTTAGTCTCATCAAAACGAAAATTTGCAACACTATCATTAGCATCAACCGTCAAAGTCTTCTGCTTCTTAGATCCTATGAAACTGAAACAACTTTTCAAATGCCTGTTCAATGTAGATGTAGtactagattttgtttttttgaatttagcCTTACACCAtttgcattgattttttttcacacCACCTTCATCTACTTCAACAAAATGATTCCAAACAAAAGAGGTCTTCTGCCTCTCCTTTCTCTTATGTGAATTCATTGAACTACCTTCTTCTGTATTTGAAATCCTAACCAATCCTGATGTAGCAGTATCAGGAGCCTCAACACTACAGGTGTCGTCATCTATATTAGCACCTAGGCTAATTTCGAACTCATCCTCATTCTCATACTCCTCAATTGTATTTTCATCAACAAGTTGCAACTCATTGACGTCAGCATCCGCCATGTTGCAAGTtaaacttcaaacaaaaaatttatatcaaaCTTCCATAGAATATCatataggaaaataaatatatgtggAATATAAGTTATTGAATATTTGATAGAATATTGTGTCTATAAGCATGTGAAGTGAAGAAAAGTTTTGCTATTGAAACTGAAGTCCTATGGCATTGTCTCTGTTAATTATTTACCATACACACAACTAGTATTTTGATGATCAGGTCAAATGACTCATTTAGATGGCCCTGAAAAAATACAactgcaaaaagaaaatgagctaCTTACAGTAAGAAGTGTGAAGGGGGTAATCTTCCGTTCCACCGATAAACACAGCAAAGAAATGTCTCACCAGCAAGATTACTGTAAACTgcaaattaaatcaacaattaattAGCCTAACTTTAAAATGTGTCGGCAGgttgttcaaacttcaaagcaTAGAAAAGCTAAAGAGTAATTAAGAGTAGCCTTTTAAACTAAAGAGTAATTAAGAGTAGCCTTTTAAACTTAAAATGTGTCAGCAAGATTAGTTATATAATTAAGAGtagcttttaatttaatttttatttttttataaggtaAGTAGTCTTTAGTcttcaatcatttgattattaGGAAAGTTGCGTATAATATCTTCTTTAGGAATATATTCCTCCTATATAGTCCAAGTCTAGTTGCAAAAGTATAGAGAATTATGTTAATAGTAGTCTTTAGTcttcaatcatttgattattttaGGATGTAATATTGTCTTTAGGAATAGTCTAAGTCTAGTTGcaaaattaagtatattttctaCAAGGATACTTTTACCCCTTTATCTGTGTTTTTCTGCAAAAACGACTCTTACAACAAAATCCATACTCTAAAAGGAAAGGGTATTACAATAACATTAATCCTATCCTCAACAGAAACATCAAACtactgattaaaaaaaaaaaaaaaccacacaaaACCAACCTCTAGCAAATAATATGAGAAATACAAGAGCATTGCCTTCAAAGCCAGTTATTTAATAAAAGGCCAACACCCCCACACCAATCAGCCCTTCATCCTTGTTCAATCTGCCTcgatcctcatctccatatatATCAGGCAAATCACGTCGTCTCCGTAATAGAAATATAGATAAATAATCCAATAGAAATATAGGCAAATCACCCAAGTTCTCCCATCAACCAAAACAATGAATAAAACCAACAAGAACTAAAATACAaaaccccccccaaaaaaaaaaatcacagtaATTACCACCCGTGTAGCGAAACCCCAAACCACcgaccacccaagaagaaacggaaaaagaaataacccaaagagaaaagaaaaacccataaATCTTctcacctcctccgcctccgatccgCGGCGTACTGCGAGTCTGCaagagtgaaacgacctccgagagcggcgtggatagcggggttggcagcggcaagttcctggaaaccgggcacgatccgttcagcttcagccaggcgtcaaggtgtgtggttgctgcggtgATGCCGTGATGGTGGTGGTTGTTGTTGAGGGCACTGGGTAGTGGTAGGAGCGGCAACAGAGAtaggaggcgaggaggatggtggagacAGTGAGAGGAGAGGCGGCCGCGAGACTTGAGAGAAGAAAACGTAGAGAATAGAGATcagatttaggttaaatttgggttctctGATTTGCAACCGTtagatttggaaaaataattaaattttaattattaacggtttgatttgttttaccAAAAATGTATCCCATGTGGCTGTTTCTACTCTGATCTACTGTGCTTGTTTAATATGATCCATTGATCATATAaacgttttcaacatttaatattactcgtcagattagatcaaacaaggcaagcttacggtgtctctgttacaccatatacatttttcttagtaaatgcttgatagttgtcatccattaatatcatccaacggctattagatcatcaaaacattttggacggctacgattacactaatataattatattccatatatcaaattcaaaattcaaaatttgggaattatgaataaaaattgtgttatgtagtattatttagggaagtttgttattttaatttcaataattacaattttaaaaattgtgtttttttaatcgcgtatttttttttcttattattgtagattaattattttttaaatcacaatgtaaaacgctttatgtcacacacttacacacactaatcactattatcatattacatatagtattatttagttaatatgttaaaatgttaatgcttaacacgggtcaattatataatgtcaatattaatatatattatattttatatgtaaacatttatatactttttaTGGGTATATGgttgtatcattatctaatttatatgggtaatggttatgggtcaatgttaattgttataacttatatacttatattatatgttcttaaCTTCTtattatcacgattcatgatatatgatttaaatttaaattgttaagtttttatttaccgtaaattgtgattataatgtataaattataagaaacatattagttacttaattattaatcttttcttttttttttgaaataaatacattccaatttcattgataataatcatgAGTATAATGCTCTTACAGTCGTACATCGCAGGAGCACAAANNNNNNNNNNNNNNNNNNNNNNNNNNNNNNNNNNNNNNNNNNNNNNNNNNNNNNNNNNNNNNNNNNNNNNNNNNNNNNNNNNNNNNNNNNNNNNNNNNNNGGGGAGAAACCCCTCCCCCTCAGCTGTGTGGTACTTTATTAAGCTCTGCTagggtttttggatttttctggCCCaagtggaattttttttttcacactttgTCTTCTACTGTTAGCTTATAATCAGAGGGACCTGATATCTCATGAGACTTATTTACTTGTCAATGGGTTCAAAGAGGTGCACCGAGTTAATTAACAGGTAATTAATATTGGGGTAGTTACACATAAACATACTAGATCGAGGTTGCATTTTCTCTAAAATCATATCCAATAACTattattacatttttccctATAAAAGGATTATAATTGCTACAATATAATACCACTGTGCATTTCATTGCGGGACTATACCATATTGTAGCCTAACCATTTTACCATTGGATTACATTATCTTCGTCACTTTGGGATTGGGTTGGGAGGtaaagcttttaaaatcaaaaaaagtttttagaaaaaatttcaattttaaactttttttcaaaagtgcattttactatttttagagtaaaaaagtcaaaaagtttAAATCTCAGTgatcaatttaataatttttttaaacataaatattaaatactaATATATGAATGTAAGATTAAGGGAGTATTTAAGCTAGTTTTTGAAGTTGAttatttctataaaatttgattACTCCCTCTCGATCTCCTCAAcgtcaaaaatgaaaaaccatcGCCACGCGGGACGCTACTATTGGACATTTAGATATTTCCGTGACCACACAGTCTCCAAGCCAGTCAATTTGTTTGTTTCGTTGACTACGTCACCACGTACGGCTACAATTACTCGCTTGTATACCAGCATGTAGCACCAACTCGCCTCTTTAAGCTCATGCAAAGTGGCGC encodes the following:
- the LOC132190741 gene encoding zinc finger BED domain-containing protein RICESLEEPER 2-like — its product is MADADVNELQLVDENTIEEYENEDEFEISLGANIDDDTCSVEAPDTATSGLVRISNTEEVTVDNASVNDLAIKRLRDVFNKRKLLVVGGRLFHVRCCAHVTNLLVKDGLTEIKPIVDCVRDGIKYLVASESRLLKFAEHASNLQLSKKKLFLDVPTRWNSTYMMLATALEFREVFPLYSYNDNVFTWVPSDEDWVKVEYVCELLEVFNRVTNIVSGSDYPTVNLFLPEVWQMKEVLQKKSNDENEYISSMARKMRIKFDKYWGECNLLMSVGAILDPRCKMMLIKFCFPKIYKDDEAKENIKFVESKMKEIYAMYVNEHNANLVEHDVHKSSSHGASSRSVISEKSEGGRDLFESFLRTTDSVQQPIKSDLDTYLEEGVFIPEKGVEFNALEWWKANTLKYRILSKVAKDILSIPITTVASESTFSAGGRVIDPHRASLAPETVKKLLCGADWVRAMYGLKRGGSVEDTDDDEMVEIDLPDGK